One genomic segment of Vagococcus intermedius includes these proteins:
- a CDS encoding metal ABC transporter ATP-binding protein: MERVVYMSDVHATSRDKSKAIAVEDLTVSYQGKTALSDINLMIQPGAITGIIGPNGAGKSTLLKGMMGLIKTDSGKVSIGNQELQKRQRDIAYVEQRSEIDLNFPITVEEVVLLGSYPKLGLFKRPKEKEKELVTECLKLVKMVEFRTRQIGELSGGQLQRVFIARALAQEADIIFLDEPFVGIDMSSEQVIIDILKQLKAQGKTILIVHHDLHKVTDYFDDVIILKKQLIAYGPVEHIFTSETLEKAYGQTLGAIQIKGVDGE, from the coding sequence ATGGAAAGAGTTGTTTATATGAGTGATGTACATGCTACATCTAGAGATAAAAGTAAGGCAATCGCAGTAGAAGATTTAACGGTTAGTTATCAAGGGAAAACAGCATTATCTGATATTAACTTGATGATTCAACCGGGGGCTATCACTGGTATTATTGGACCAAATGGAGCAGGTAAGTCGACCTTATTAAAAGGAATGATGGGTTTAATTAAAACTGATTCGGGAAAAGTCTCGATTGGCAATCAAGAGCTACAAAAACGCCAACGAGATATTGCTTACGTGGAACAACGGAGTGAGATTGACTTGAATTTTCCAATTACTGTTGAAGAAGTGGTTTTATTAGGGAGTTATCCTAAGTTAGGGCTCTTTAAGAGACCTAAAGAAAAAGAGAAGGAGCTTGTGACAGAATGTTTGAAACTTGTTAAAATGGTAGAATTTCGTACACGTCAAATAGGTGAACTTTCAGGTGGGCAACTTCAGCGGGTTTTCATCGCGCGTGCGTTAGCACAAGAAGCGGACATTATTTTTTTAGATGAGCCGTTTGTCGGAATTGATATGAGTAGTGAACAAGTAATTATTGATATTTTGAAACAGTTAAAAGCGCAAGGAAAAACAATTTTGATTGTTCATCACGATTTGCATAAGGTAACTGATTATTTTGACGATGTCATTATTCTGAAAAAACAATTGATCGCTTATGGACCTGTTGAGCATATCTTTACAAGTGAAACGTTAGAAAAGGCTTATGGCCAAACTTTAGGAGCTATTCAAATTAAAGGAGTTGATGGAGAATGA
- the trxA gene encoding thioredoxin, with product MVKHVTDSNFVEETNEGVTLVDFWAPWCGPCRIQGPIIDEMAEEMTDVTFAKMDVDENPATATQFGIQSIPTLLIKKDGEVVETLMGVHRKEQLATVLNKYL from the coding sequence ATGGTTAAACATGTAACTGACAGTAATTTCGTAGAAGAAACAAATGAAGGCGTAACATTAGTTGATTTTTGGGCACCGTGGTGTGGTCCTTGTCGTATACAAGGTCCAATTATAGATGAGATGGCAGAAGAAATGACAGATGTCACATTTGCAAAAATGGATGTTGATGAGAATCCGGCAACAGCTACACAATTCGGGATTCAAAGTATTCCAACCTTATTAATTAAAAAAGATGGTGAAGTTGTCGAAACATTGATGGGTGTTCATCGTAAAGAGCAATTGGCAACTGTTTTAAATAAGTACCTTTAA
- a CDS encoding metal ABC transporter permease has translation MISNFIDGLIQYEFLQNALITCLIVGLVSGIIGCFIVLRGMSLMGDAISHAVLPGVAMSYMLGVNYIIGASLFGIASAGLIGLVTQKSKLKNDTAIGIVFSSFFALGVIMISFAQSSTDLYHILFGNVLAVRQSDIIMTGVVAIVVLLGILLFYKELLVSSFDPTMAKAYGLNTQLIHYALMFGLTLVAVTALQTIGTILVVALLVTPAATAFLLTNKLKHMIFLSAFISIVSSVIGLFFSYSYNLASGAAIVLTAVVFFIAAFLFSPKQGIIIKRREEVLIK, from the coding sequence ATGATTAGCAATTTTATTGATGGATTAATTCAATATGAATTTTTACAAAATGCCTTAATTACCTGTTTGATTGTCGGATTGGTTTCAGGGATCATAGGATGCTTTATTGTATTGAGAGGAATGTCGTTAATGGGTGACGCTATTTCTCATGCAGTGTTACCAGGCGTGGCGATGTCTTATATGCTAGGTGTTAATTATATTATCGGTGCGTCACTTTTCGGAATCGCCTCAGCTGGTTTGATTGGACTTGTTACTCAGAAAAGTAAGTTGAAAAATGATACAGCAATAGGCATTGTGTTTAGCTCGTTCTTTGCCTTAGGAGTTATTATGATAAGCTTCGCTCAAAGTTCTACTGATTTATATCATATTCTTTTTGGAAATGTTTTAGCAGTAAGACAGAGCGATATTATTATGACAGGTGTTGTAGCAATTGTTGTTTTATTAGGAATCTTGTTATTTTATAAGGAATTATTAGTGAGCTCTTTTGATCCAACAATGGCTAAAGCTTACGGTTTAAATACGCAATTAATTCATTATGCTTTAATGTTTGGTTTGACGCTTGTTGCAGTAACAGCTTTACAAACAATTGGGACTATTTTGGTAGTAGCGTTATTAGTAACCCCCGCTGCAACTGCTTTTTTATTAACAAATAAATTGAAGCATATGATTTTTCTATCTGCGTTTATCAGTATAGTCAGTTCAGTTATTGGGTTATTCTTTAGTTATAGTTACAATTTAGCTTCAGGAGCAGCAATTGTATTAACAGCAGTAGTCTTTTTTATAGCTGCCTTTTTATTTTCACCGAAGCAAGGAATTATAATCAAGCGTAGAGAGGAAGTTTTAATAAAATGA